A single region of the Marinobacter nanhaiticus D15-8W genome encodes:
- a CDS encoding L,D-transpeptidase family protein, with the protein MRVVLSPGRCRLLAMLLLMVSLVADAGESLRQRLEALHSGYSAEAAGERLMTTQALSEFYEARGYELAWTDLRSRIALLTEVEAVAQDGLLPTDYHLLALQELMAEDWEQLSAAARDDLDLLLSDSFLLLGSHLLEGKVNPETIDPEWFANRRQRAMAPLLAEALANSAITATLDVLRPSQDGYRQLKAARARIAGLVGEPWADIPVGPAIKLGMEDERVPLIRQRLVTLGDLEAANDEAAPSSTYDRTMDQAVVEFQRRHGLEDDGIVGRSTLAALNRTPEDRLQQIDLNLERWRWLPDSLGETYVLVNIAAFELKLVQKSQVKLSKRVIVGRPFRRTPVFSDQIRYLVFNPTWTVPRKLMVQDKLPEIVRDPDYIQRLGFSIYHGWGSERVQVDPQTVDWQSLSSRNFPYQLVQEPGPQNALGQVKFMFPNKFDVYLHDTPSRELFRKSERSFSSGCIRVHEPLDLAAALLEIEGGWDRARIDSVVDSLKTTTVTLKQPIPVHLEYWTAWTGDDGRLQFRNDVYTRDARLYEALQTSRRP; encoded by the coding sequence ATGCGGGTTGTTTTATCGCCGGGCAGATGCCGGTTGTTGGCGATGCTGTTGCTCATGGTTTCGTTGGTCGCCGACGCCGGTGAAAGTCTGCGTCAGCGGCTGGAGGCGTTGCACTCCGGCTATTCGGCCGAAGCCGCCGGCGAGCGGCTGATGACAACACAGGCGCTGAGTGAATTCTACGAGGCTCGGGGCTATGAGTTGGCCTGGACTGATCTTCGCTCGCGGATCGCATTGCTGACTGAGGTGGAAGCGGTGGCCCAGGATGGCCTGTTGCCGACCGACTATCATCTGTTGGCGCTGCAGGAGTTAATGGCCGAGGATTGGGAGCAACTTTCGGCCGCTGCCAGGGACGATCTCGATTTGCTGCTGTCCGACAGTTTCCTGTTGCTGGGGTCGCATCTGCTCGAAGGCAAGGTGAACCCGGAAACCATCGATCCGGAATGGTTCGCCAACCGCCGTCAGCGAGCGATGGCGCCCTTGCTGGCAGAGGCACTCGCCAATAGTGCCATAACCGCGACGCTCGATGTGCTGCGCCCCTCCCAGGATGGTTACCGACAACTTAAGGCGGCGCGGGCCCGCATTGCTGGACTGGTGGGCGAACCCTGGGCTGATATCCCTGTGGGGCCAGCCATCAAGTTGGGGATGGAAGACGAGCGGGTGCCCCTGATCAGGCAGCGACTGGTGACCCTGGGCGATCTTGAAGCAGCGAATGACGAAGCTGCGCCATCATCAACCTACGACAGGACAATGGACCAGGCGGTAGTCGAGTTCCAGCGCCGCCACGGGCTGGAGGACGATGGCATCGTCGGCCGCAGCACCCTCGCCGCGCTCAACCGGACGCCCGAGGACCGCTTGCAACAGATCGACCTGAACCTGGAGCGCTGGCGCTGGCTGCCCGATAGTCTGGGCGAGACCTATGTATTGGTGAACATTGCGGCCTTCGAGCTCAAGCTGGTCCAGAAATCCCAGGTAAAGCTGAGCAAAAGGGTGATCGTTGGCCGGCCTTTCCGTCGCACGCCGGTGTTTAGTGACCAGATCCGTTACCTCGTTTTCAACCCCACCTGGACGGTGCCGCGCAAGTTGATGGTGCAGGACAAGCTGCCAGAAATTGTCCGCGACCCCGACTATATCCAGCGACTGGGTTTCTCGATCTATCACGGTTGGGGCTCTGAGCGAGTGCAGGTGGACCCGCAAACAGTCGATTGGCAGTCCCTGTCATCGCGCAACTTCCCCTACCAGCTGGTTCAGGAGCCGGGGCCGCAGAATGCGCTGGGGCAGGTCAAGTTCATGTTTCCCAACAAGTTCGACGTCTACCTGCACGATACACCCTCCCGCGAGCTGTTTCGTAAGTCCGAGCGCTCTTTCAGTTCCGGTTGTATCCGCGTACACGAGCCCCTGGATCTCGCCGCCGCCCTGCTTGAAATCGAAGGCGGCTGGGACAGGGCTCGTATCGATAGCGTGGTGGATTCCCTCAAGACGACGACGGTGACATTGAAGCAGCCGATACCGGTTCACCTTGAATATTGGACCGCCTGGACGGGCGACGACGGGCGTCTGCAGTTCCGCAACGACGTCTACACCCGGGATGCGCGCCTGTACGAAGCACTACAGACATCCCGTAGGCCGTGA
- a CDS encoding DUF4124 domain-containing protein, whose protein sequence is MRILIAGVFLISSLLAAGGVQAGVYKCQKTSGEISYSDKPCVNAEPLEIPPATLLSGGSSHSASSPMANSSSVEGASLSGDACVTAINNGKDWIKSMRDVAKRNLQTGHMSQAEYAYGMRELESFQSGLNVSKCRSAAGNNKKFFQCLTKVTNHLAVCGRQYKPIL, encoded by the coding sequence ATGCGCATTCTAATTGCTGGTGTCTTTCTGATCAGTTCGTTGCTCGCCGCAGGCGGAGTTCAGGCAGGCGTATACAAATGTCAGAAAACTTCGGGTGAAATCTCATATTCCGACAAGCCTTGTGTCAACGCAGAGCCTCTGGAAATCCCGCCCGCAACCCTTTTATCCGGCGGTAGTAGTCACTCTGCTTCTTCACCTATGGCTAATTCTTCCTCAGTTGAGGGTGCTAGCCTCTCGGGTGATGCCTGCGTTACCGCTATCAATAATGGCAAGGACTGGATAAAAAGCATGCGAGATGTGGCTAAGCGGAATCTGCAGACTGGCCATATGAGTCAGGCGGAGTATGCCTATGGGATGCGCGAGCTGGAATCGTTCCAGTCGGGTCTCAACGTTTCAAAGTGTCGCTCTGCTGCCGGCAACAATAAGAAGTTCTTCCAGTGCCTTACCAAAGTAACGAACCACCTTGCTGTGTGTGGACGACAGTACAAACCCATCCTCTAG